A portion of the Pseudobacteroides sp. genome contains these proteins:
- a CDS encoding methyl-accepting chemotaxis protein translates to MKKINKKITDNKSLSSKSQKVLEILRSFSNLMEDNWITRKLLRNSKIKVRLMVSFIGLSIIPLTLIGIFSYSLSSKTIDSKIRTYSKQLLRETGIKTEDLLGKYKSYALELSLSEDVQKKIELILNGDKYSSFQALSDLNSTMMVKFSTLKDVSFATIMLDNGKFINYKDVNSLYNTEVTNKLKKLADDNSVQDIIWSTETLDSKHNLICVKKIKGLSWSKSSGYLVIGISNENFLNIYKDIYIGDGSELLVMDSKGKVISCSNTGHLGKIYDDKGLIGKILENKDENNIFDYNNNMISYKKITGTDWYLVGKIPLKFINAEPNRIKNSLIIFILVCLGLSLFLAYLISGSISRPLDKMIYMIKEAKNGNLAISIRDNSKDEIAIVTANFNEMASNIRKLIEQVHFLAVNNVLKSSQLIADSSKQSHVVSEQIAKAIQEVASGSSNQVDEVFNTVSNMNMLDESFSKVEENMVSVFKMVSNTKELSQFSLETVKHLNDKAYETYTASKDVIEDIVDLNHYMSQIKKIVEAIVGISSQTKLLALNASIEAARAGASGKGFAVVAGEVKKLAQKSEEASISINNIITNIQQKTQHTVDVAYKANNILDEQMEVVKETDSSFRKIYEAMLSISQCVENVSQSLNKAINSKDKAANSIESISSLANQAAVSAEEVAASTQEQIASSEELAHFSEELNNMAHKLEEAVGKFILK, encoded by the coding sequence ATGAAAAAAATAAATAAAAAAATAACCGATAACAAGTCTTTGAGTTCTAAATCTCAAAAAGTATTGGAAATCTTGCGTTCTTTTAGTAATTTGATGGAAGACAATTGGATTACAAGAAAATTATTAAGAAATTCAAAGATAAAAGTCCGTCTTATGGTTTCTTTTATAGGCCTATCAATAATTCCTCTCACACTGATTGGAATTTTCTCCTACTCTTTATCCAGTAAAACTATAGATTCAAAGATCAGAACATATTCCAAGCAATTATTAAGAGAAACAGGCATAAAAACTGAGGACTTATTAGGAAAGTATAAAAGCTATGCCCTTGAATTATCACTTTCTGAAGATGTACAGAAGAAAATTGAACTTATCTTAAACGGAGATAAGTATTCCAGTTTTCAAGCTTTGAGTGATCTCAATAGCACTATGATGGTAAAATTCTCAACACTTAAGGATGTGTCCTTTGCTACTATTATGCTGGATAATGGAAAGTTTATTAACTATAAAGATGTAAATAGCCTCTATAATACTGAGGTTACAAACAAATTGAAAAAATTGGCAGATGATAATAGTGTTCAAGATATTATATGGTCTACTGAAACATTGGATTCGAAACACAATTTGATATGTGTAAAAAAAATTAAAGGGCTATCATGGAGCAAGAGTTCGGGGTATTTGGTAATTGGAATAAGCAATGAAAATTTTCTTAACATATATAAAGACATATATATCGGAGATGGGTCAGAGCTCCTTGTAATGGATTCCAAAGGTAAAGTTATATCATGTTCAAATACAGGACATCTTGGAAAGATATATGATGATAAAGGTCTGATAGGTAAAATTCTTGAAAATAAAGATGAGAATAATATTTTTGATTATAACAACAATATGATTTCTTACAAAAAAATAACCGGCACAGATTGGTATTTGGTAGGTAAAATACCACTTAAATTTATAAATGCAGAACCGAATAGGATAAAGAATTCATTAATTATTTTCATACTTGTGTGCCTTGGCCTATCGTTGTTTTTAGCTTATCTTATATCAGGAAGCATATCAAGACCTTTGGACAAGATGATTTATATGATTAAAGAAGCAAAAAACGGAAATCTTGCTATTAGCATCAGAGATAATAGTAAGGATGAAATAGCAATTGTTACTGCAAATTTCAATGAAATGGCTTCAAACATCAGAAAACTTATAGAACAAGTCCATTTTTTAGCTGTAAACAACGTTTTAAAGAGTTCGCAATTAATTGCCGACTCATCTAAACAATCTCATGTTGTATCGGAACAAATAGCAAAGGCTATTCAGGAAGTGGCAAGCGGCTCGTCAAACCAGGTTGATGAGGTGTTTAACACTGTATCCAATATGAATATGCTTGACGAGAGTTTTAGCAAAGTTGAAGAAAATATGGTTTCTGTATTTAAAATGGTGTCCAATACCAAAGAATTGAGCCAATTTTCCTTAGAAACTGTCAAACACTTAAATGATAAAGCATATGAAACATATACAGCTTCTAAAGATGTAATAGAAGACATTGTTGATTTAAATCACTATATGAGTCAAATAAAAAAGATTGTGGAGGCTATAGTTGGCATATCCAGCCAGACAAAATTGTTAGCTCTCAATGCATCTATTGAGGCAGCAAGGGCAGGTGCTTCAGGAAAGGGATTTGCAGTAGTTGCAGGTGAAGTAAAGAAGCTGGCACAAAAATCCGAAGAAGCATCCATTTCAATAAATAATATTATCACTAACATTCAACAGAAAACTCAGCATACAGTTGATGTTGCATACAAGGCAAACAACATTCTAGATGAACAGATGGAAGTAGTTAAGGAAACAGACAGTTCTTTCCGCAAGATATATGAAGCCATGCTTAGCATATCTCAATGTGTTGAGAATGTGTCTCAATCCTTAAATAAGGCTATTAACTCAAAGGATAAGGCTGCCAACTCCATAGAAAGCATATCTTCACTTGCCAATCAGGCTGCTGTTTCAGCAGAGGAAGTTGCTGCAAGTACCCAGGAACAAATAGCTAGTTCGGAAGAGCTGGCACACTTCTCTGAAGAGTTAAACAATATGGCTCATAAGCTTGAAGAAGCTGTCGGCAAATTCATACTCAAATAG
- a CDS encoding B12-binding domain-containing radical SAM protein, whose translation MKKKILLIQPTPYDPQGKLIKKSILYFVGLSLPLLAALTPKDYEVELCYETIEDVDFDTDASLIGISSMGHGVLRTIDIAKEFKKRGKTVILGGYMVSLMPEEAAKYCDSVVIGDAEEAWKELLEDYRRDALKKVYKKQLQNLSTPLPRYDLIVKKRIGNFLPVQAGRGCPNTCSFCSVFCLYKGSYLKRDIDEVIRDIKEVKRLGFKRFLLLDDNIFSDRKYAFSLCREIRKLNMKWMTQCSIDIAKDTELLKIISESGCMALSFGLESISKESLRSMNKAWADPDSYGSQIKIIQSYGIDISTEMVVGAEGDTLESISATADFITANGIMVPRFYILTPIPGTKYYYDMMKENRIYKHDIYRYNGTEAVHIPKNMSPEELTDAYWSLYREVFSYGSIIRRTLLNTNSLKRPFMCIFYFFVNLYYRRQIYQGITPNIF comes from the coding sequence ATGAAAAAGAAAATACTTCTCATACAGCCAACTCCATATGATCCTCAGGGTAAGCTTATAAAAAAGAGCATATTGTACTTTGTAGGGCTTTCTCTGCCGCTGCTTGCGGCGTTGACACCGAAGGATTATGAGGTCGAGTTATGCTATGAGACCATTGAGGATGTTGATTTTGATACCGATGCATCATTAATAGGTATAAGCAGCATGGGACATGGAGTATTAAGAACCATAGACATTGCCAAAGAGTTTAAGAAAAGAGGAAAGACAGTAATTTTAGGCGGGTACATGGTTAGCCTAATGCCTGAGGAAGCTGCAAAGTACTGTGACAGTGTGGTTATCGGTGATGCAGAGGAAGCATGGAAGGAATTGCTGGAAGACTATAGAAGAGATGCTTTAAAAAAGGTCTATAAGAAACAGCTTCAAAACCTTTCAACTCCTTTACCCAGATATGACCTTATAGTAAAGAAGCGTATCGGGAATTTTCTGCCGGTTCAGGCAGGTAGGGGATGCCCAAACACTTGCAGCTTCTGCTCGGTTTTCTGCCTTTATAAAGGCAGTTACTTAAAGCGTGATATAGATGAAGTCATAAGGGATATAAAAGAGGTTAAGAGGCTTGGATTTAAAAGGTTTTTGCTGCTGGATGACAATATATTTTCAGACAGGAAATACGCCTTTAGTTTATGCAGAGAGATCAGGAAGCTTAATATGAAATGGATGACACAATGCTCTATTGACATTGCAAAGGATACAGAGCTACTGAAGATAATTTCAGAAAGCGGTTGCATGGCATTAAGCTTTGGGCTTGAGAGCATATCAAAGGAAAGCCTTCGGAGTATGAACAAAGCCTGGGCTGATCCGGACAGTTACGGAAGCCAGATCAAAATAATACAAAGCTACGGCATAGACATTTCTACCGAGATGGTGGTTGGTGCGGAGGGAGATACGTTGGAGTCCATAAGTGCAACAGCAGACTTTATAACCGCCAATGGCATAATGGTACCCAGGTTTTATATCCTTACTCCTATTCCCGGAACTAAATATTACTATGATATGATGAAGGAAAACAGGATATATAAGCACGACATATATAGATACAACGGAACCGAGGCGGTCCATATTCCCAAAAACATGTCGCCGGAGGAGCTTACAGATGCTTACTGGAGCCTTTATAGAGAGGTTTTTTCATATGGCAGCATTATTAGACGAACCTTACTTAATACAAATTCTCTAAAAAGACCATTTATGTGCATATTCTATTTTTTTGTCAACCTGTATTATAGAAGGCAGATATATCAAGGTATTACACCAAACATATTTTGA
- a CDS encoding extracellular solute-binding protein: MKRIFFKALGFVLLVMLLGSTIGCSSGGIEEGDKVGKANNGELSQQSDLKNNGPQVELKVAVFDRGTAGYVAENNFQTRWIQEKFGNPNNIKVTFVPIPRSQEVDKLKVLMASNQAPDICFTYNGDVVVDFAKNGGLTDLTELVDKNAPNLKKFLGGDLLNFGRWDNVQYAVPAKRVMVAAESTFIRKDWLDKLGLPVPKTTQDFYNTMKAFKEKDPGKLGGKVIPFTFAVDPNNIFWGVHPLVDSFKEKISDEDTFSLPNWVVPGFKEGMRFLNKMNNEGLIDPKFAIDNGKQNDDNITQGLAGAFIHTFDLAYRSGNLSDKLKTVAPDGQYVPIDPFVNKEGKHLKMKFNPNGLFIIVPKTSQRAVEAIKYLEWMSDPEVLFYLQNGEKGTHYLDEKDGIPVNVVPNDKLADDKKANFIDLSIIVNGKEFGSEERNVEAASYGYPGYEELYKQAYSAAMNDATFLPHLDRAIESKAKYSKVLAEKDVEIFIKSITCKPSEFDQTYDSLVSQYLKAGGQEVIDETRAAYKAMKK; this comes from the coding sequence ATGAAAAGGATTTTTTTCAAAGCACTTGGTTTTGTTTTACTTGTAATGCTTTTAGGTTCAACTATTGGATGCAGTTCAGGCGGAATAGAAGAAGGCGATAAAGTTGGAAAAGCCAATAATGGAGAATTGTCCCAGCAAAGTGATTTAAAAAATAACGGACCACAAGTTGAGCTAAAGGTTGCTGTTTTTGACAGGGGGACTGCAGGTTATGTTGCAGAGAATAATTTCCAAACCAGATGGATTCAGGAGAAGTTCGGTAATCCCAATAATATAAAAGTAACATTTGTGCCCATACCCAGGTCTCAGGAAGTTGACAAGCTTAAGGTGCTTATGGCTTCAAACCAGGCTCCTGATATATGTTTTACTTACAATGGCGATGTAGTTGTGGACTTCGCTAAAAATGGAGGACTCACAGATTTGACAGAGCTTGTTGATAAGAATGCACCTAACTTAAAGAAATTCCTTGGTGGAGATTTACTTAACTTCGGAAGGTGGGACAATGTACAATATGCTGTCCCAGCAAAGAGAGTAATGGTAGCGGCTGAATCAACTTTTATAAGAAAAGACTGGCTGGACAAGCTTGGCTTACCTGTACCGAAAACGACGCAGGACTTCTATAATACAATGAAGGCCTTTAAGGAAAAAGATCCAGGTAAACTCGGGGGCAAAGTGATACCATTTACATTTGCCGTAGATCCCAACAATATTTTCTGGGGAGTGCATCCTTTAGTAGATTCATTTAAGGAAAAAATATCGGATGAAGATACTTTCAGTTTGCCCAACTGGGTGGTGCCCGGATTTAAGGAAGGCATGAGATTTTTAAATAAAATGAATAATGAAGGACTTATAGATCCAAAGTTTGCAATAGATAATGGAAAACAGAATGATGACAATATAACACAAGGTTTGGCAGGTGCATTTATACATACTTTCGATTTGGCCTACAGGTCAGGAAATTTATCAGATAAACTTAAAACTGTTGCTCCCGATGGTCAGTATGTTCCCATTGATCCCTTTGTAAATAAAGAAGGCAAACACTTGAAAATGAAATTTAATCCTAACGGCTTATTTATAATAGTTCCAAAAACAAGCCAAAGAGCTGTTGAAGCGATAAAATATCTTGAGTGGATGTCTGATCCTGAAGTATTATTCTATTTGCAAAATGGAGAAAAGGGAACCCACTATCTGGATGAGAAGGATGGAATACCTGTAAACGTAGTTCCAAACGACAAGCTTGCAGATGATAAAAAAGCAAACTTTATAGATTTGTCGATTATTGTTAATGGCAAGGAATTCGGAAGTGAAGAAAGGAACGTGGAAGCTGCTTCCTATGGTTATCCGGGATATGAAGAGCTTTATAAACAAGCTTATAGTGCTGCAATGAATGATGCAACGTTTCTGCCTCATCTGGACAGGGCAATAGAATCAAAAGCCAAATACAGCAAAGTGTTGGCGGAAAAGGATGTAGAAATATTCATAAAATCCATAACATGTAAACCAAGCGAATTTGACCAAACTTATGATTCCCTTGTAAGCCAGTACTTAAAAGCAGGAGGACAGGAAGTAATTGATGAAACAAGGGCTGCATATAAGGCGATGAAGAAATAA